The following coding sequences are from one Coprobacter tertius window:
- a CDS encoding helix-turn-helix domain-containing protein — protein METIGTRLTVLRKRSGLSQEELADKAGINLRTLQRIEKDECFPRGNTLKLLCDVLEVPVSDLADFGKREDRDFLMWFHLSVCVGLVIPLGSIIIPLILWLSKRDQISCLQEQGANVINFQVQLIALFYVLMTIWLIILPGTMLMYFIIFFRAIAFGIYPLIVAWKIHSGAGLRLFYPQWFQIIR, from the coding sequence ATGGAAACAATTGGAACGCGTTTAACCGTTTTGAGAAAACGGTCGGGTCTATCGCAGGAAGAGTTGGCCGATAAGGCCGGAATAAATTTGAGGACTTTACAGCGAATCGAGAAAGACGAGTGTTTTCCCCGCGGAAATACCTTGAAATTATTATGTGATGTATTAGAAGTGCCCGTATCCGATCTGGCTGATTTCGGCAAACGGGAAGACCGGGATTTTTTAATGTGGTTTCATCTTTCGGTTTGCGTCGGTCTGGTGATTCCGCTCGGGTCTATTATTATTCCCCTTATTTTATGGTTAAGTAAACGAGATCAGATTTCCTGTTTACAAGAGCAAGGTGCGAATGTTATAAATTTTCAGGTACAACTTATCGCTTTATTTTATGTGTTAATGACCATTTGGTTGATCATTTTACCCGGAACGATGCTGATGTATTTTATCATTTTTTTTCGAGCGATCGCTTTCGGAATTTATCCTCTTATAGTGGCGTGGAAGATACATTCTGGAGCTGGGCTTAGATTATTTTATCCTCAATGGTTTCAGATTATCAGGTAA
- a CDS encoding M28 family peptidase, which yields MAFSFLLMIACSARTHDKGGDKTEGIDLKPEVTAPVFDKDSAYRYVGKQTEFGFRVPNTKAHEATAQWLADELRRHGARVIVQEAQVTAYDGTLLNAKNIIGSFDADNPERILLFAHWDTRPYADHDPAPANYRKPIMGANDGASGVGVLLEIARLIGKQQPRVGIDIIFFDAEDYGQPEFATSPQQEDSWALGTQYWARKPHIPGYRARYGILLDMVGGKDALFYKEGFSRYYASGINDKVWKTAQRIGYGKYFVDIDGGYITDDHVYVNKMGIQSIDIIQQDPNTETGFCKQWHTLDDTMEHIDAETLKAVGQTVLEVIYNE from the coding sequence ATGGCTTTTTCGTTTCTTCTGATGATCGCTTGTAGTGCACGTACGCATGATAAGGGAGGAGATAAAACTGAAGGAATAGATTTAAAGCCCGAAGTCACAGCACCCGTGTTTGATAAAGATAGTGCATACCGTTATGTTGGTAAGCAGACTGAATTCGGATTCAGAGTCCCGAATACCAAGGCTCACGAGGCAACCGCCCAGTGGCTGGCTGACGAATTACGGCGTCATGGAGCACGGGTTATCGTGCAAGAAGCACAAGTAACAGCTTATGACGGGACCTTACTGAACGCAAAAAATATTATAGGTTCGTTTGATGCTGATAATCCCGAACGGATATTGTTATTTGCTCATTGGGATACCCGTCCTTATGCCGATCATGATCCTGCCCCGGCTAATTATCGTAAACCGATTATGGGCGCAAATGATGGAGCCAGCGGAGTCGGTGTATTACTCGAGATAGCCAGGCTTATAGGTAAGCAGCAGCCTCGGGTGGGAATAGATATTATATTTTTCGATGCAGAAGACTATGGACAGCCAGAGTTTGCGACAAGTCCCCAACAGGAAGACAGTTGGGCATTGGGTACGCAATATTGGGCTCGAAAACCTCATATTCCGGGATATCGTGCCCGGTATGGAATTCTTCTCGATATGGTAGGAGGAAAAGATGCATTATTTTATAAGGAGGGTTTTTCGAGATATTATGCTTCGGGAATTAATGATAAAGTATGGAAGACGGCTCAGCGTATCGGTTACGGCAAATATTTTGTAGATATCGACGGCGGTTATATTACCGATGATCACGTGTATGTAAATAAAATGGGAATTCAGAGTATAGATATTATACAGCAAGATCCCAATACCGAAACGGGATTTTGTAAACAATGGCATACCCTCGACGATACGATGGAACATATCGATGCCGAAACCCTGAAAGCAGTAGGACAGACCGTACTCGAGGTTATTTATAACGAATAA
- a CDS encoding S66 peptidase family protein: MKRPEYLKQGDKIAIISPSGKVERRYIEGAERTLREWGLEPIIAMHCLSECGRFAGKDEARLQDLKEVLCNPSIRAVLCSRGGYGAIRLLEKIDTSWISDNPKWLIGYSDISALHAIFRKAGVISLHAPMAKHLTDNSDNMPAIVMRDLLFGKWPVYRTKTHPLNRFGKSEGTLFGGNLSVLFGLRGTPYDQISEGDILFIEDIAERPYHLERMMYNLKMSGILSKLSGFIVGKFTDYEEDLSIGKTVYEMMAEMVAPYDYPVCFDFPIGHVPMNFPIPESAEAQLTVSENGAVLKIISE, encoded by the coding sequence ATGAAACGTCCTGAATATTTAAAACAGGGAGATAAAATAGCGATAATTTCACCTTCAGGGAAAGTGGAACGCCGGTATATCGAGGGGGCAGAAAGAACTCTCCGTGAGTGGGGGCTCGAGCCGATTATCGCTATGCACTGTTTATCGGAATGTGGGCGGTTTGCCGGAAAAGATGAGGCCAGACTGCAAGATTTGAAGGAGGTTTTGTGTAACCCATCGATACGGGCTGTGTTATGCAGCCGTGGAGGTTATGGCGCTATCCGGCTGTTGGAAAAGATCGATACAAGTTGGATATCGGATAATCCTAAATGGTTGATCGGATATAGTGATATTTCGGCACTTCATGCGATATTCCGGAAAGCCGGTGTTATTTCACTTCATGCGCCAATGGCTAAACATTTGACTGATAATAGTGATAATATGCCTGCTATTGTAATGCGAGATCTACTTTTTGGGAAATGGCCTGTATATCGGACAAAAACACATCCTCTGAATCGTTTTGGAAAATCTGAGGGTACGCTTTTCGGTGGGAATTTATCAGTATTGTTCGGATTACGAGGTACTCCGTATGACCAGATAAGTGAGGGAGATATTCTTTTTATCGAAGATATTGCCGAACGACCTTATCATCTTGAACGGATGATGTATAATTTAAAAATGTCGGGAATATTATCGAAGTTATCGGGCTTTATTGTGGGGAAGTTTACCGATTATGAAGAGGATTTGTCGATCGGTAAAACGGTATATGAAATGATGGCCGAAATGGTGGCTCCGTATGATTATCCGGTATGCTTCGATTTCCCGATAGGACATGTTCCCATGAATTTTCCGATACCGGAAAGTGCTGAGGCTCAACTAACGGTGAGTGAGAACGGAGCCGTTCTTAAAATAATATCTGAGTAA
- a CDS encoding aspartate-semialdehyde dehydrogenase, with the protein MKVAIVGASGAVGQEFLRVLAERNFPIDELLLFGSSRSAGTEYTFRGKKITVKELKHNDDFKGVDIAFTSAGAGTSKEFATTITKHGAVMIDNSSAFRMDEDIPLVVPEVNGEDAKRRPRGIIANPNCTTIQMVVALQAIENLSHIKSVHVATYQAASGAGAAAMDELKKQYVELNNGEKPTIAKFAYQLAYNVIPQVDVFTDNFYTKEEMKMFNETRKIMHSDVKVSAMCVRVPVMRAHSESIWVETERPVSVEEAKKAFAEAPGVILMDDPENKVYPMPLDIAGKDPVYVGRVRADLSNENGLTFWTVSDQIKKGAALNAVQIAEYLIKENAL; encoded by the coding sequence ATGAAAGTAGCTATTGTTGGTGCAAGCGGAGCCGTAGGTCAGGAATTTCTCCGCGTATTGGCCGAGAGGAATTTTCCCATCGATGAGTTATTATTATTCGGGTCTTCACGCAGTGCGGGAACGGAATATACTTTTCGTGGTAAAAAAATCACGGTAAAGGAACTTAAGCACAACGACGACTTTAAGGGCGTAGATATTGCCTTTACTTCGGCCGGTGCCGGTACTTCTAAAGAATTTGCAACGACAATAACCAAACACGGTGCTGTAATGATCGATAATTCGAGTGCATTCAGGATGGATGAAGATATTCCTCTTGTTGTTCCTGAGGTCAACGGAGAAGACGCAAAACGTCGTCCTCGAGGTATTATTGCCAATCCTAATTGTACGACGATACAGATGGTTGTCGCTTTACAGGCTATTGAGAATCTTTCGCATATAAAATCGGTGCATGTCGCTACATATCAGGCTGCGAGCGGTGCTGGTGCGGCAGCTATGGACGAGTTGAAAAAGCAATATGTGGAATTGAACAATGGCGAGAAGCCGACGATTGCCAAATTTGCATATCAGTTAGCTTATAACGTAATTCCTCAAGTAGACGTCTTTACCGATAATTTTTATACTAAGGAAGAAATGAAGATGTTTAACGAGACGCGTAAAATTATGCATTCCGATGTAAAGGTGAGCGCAATGTGTGTGCGTGTACCGGTAATGCGTGCTCATTCTGAATCGATATGGGTAGAGACCGAACGTCCCGTTTCGGTAGAAGAAGCTAAAAAGGCTTTTGCTGAGGCTCCCGGAGTTATTTTAATGGATGATCCCGAAAATAAGGTTTATCCGATGCCTCTTGATATAGCGGGTAAAGATCCGGTTTATGTAGGGCGCGTACGAGCTGACTTATCTAATGAAAACGGTTTGACTTTTTGGACCGTAAGCGACCAGATAAAGAAAGGTGCAGCTCTGAATGCCGTTCAGATTGCAGAATATTTAATCAAAGAAAATGCATTATAA
- a CDS encoding cation:proton antiporter domain-containing protein, with amino-acid sequence MSIESILPTLPLTNPVLIFFIVLTIILFAPIILNRFRIPHIIGLIIAGIIVGPYGLGWLDRDSSFHIFGNVGLLYLMFLAGLEMDINDFKKNKTQGIVFGLYTFFVPMILGTVISYYTLHFDLRTSILLASMYASHTLVAYPIVSRYGVSRSTSVTTTISGTIITVLGALIILAAIAGMAQGNIDNFFWLRLTLSVAAYTAAIIYVYPRLTRWFLKKYSDNVTQYIFVLALVFAASFLAQLVGLEAIIGAFFAGVILNRFIPAVSPLMNRIEFVGNALFIPYFLIGVGMLINLREVFSSIDAMIVAINMSVVATVAKWIAAWFTQKTFKLSKIDRNMIFGLSNAQAAATLAAVLIGHDLGIFDSNVLNGTIVMILVTCTISSFVTEKAARKLATQQMLDDNDEKLDIGEERILIPVANPSTIENLINIALLLKNPKKKSELFAIHVTDDQKTGDGPGFKARNALSTAAKVASSADTRLNPIYRYDINIASGIIHAIRERNISEVVIGLHHKANIVDSFFGNKTELLLKGTNKMIFISKIIIPVSTITRIVIAVPEKAEYETGFVKWIDRIANMAKQIGCRAIFYAHPQTITQIKAVLKKGNYRIRNEFEILENWEDILMLTGVVLQDDLFIIVSARRTSVSHSPEFDKLPVLLSRYFAGNNLVVLYPEQFGKEREVSFFSDPLSIDVQRHYTHIFGLKSLWEKFRLRNQKMWKHLNRKESK; translated from the coding sequence ATGAGCATAGAAAGTATATTACCTACATTACCTCTCACCAATCCGGTATTGATATTTTTTATCGTGCTCACGATCATCCTGTTTGCTCCCATAATTCTCAACCGATTCCGTATCCCGCATATTATAGGGCTTATTATAGCCGGAATCATTGTCGGCCCCTACGGGTTGGGCTGGCTCGATCGAGACAGTAGTTTCCACATATTCGGAAATGTCGGCCTCCTGTATTTGATGTTCCTTGCCGGGTTGGAAATGGACATCAATGATTTCAAAAAGAACAAAACGCAAGGAATCGTTTTCGGTCTCTATACATTTTTTGTACCCATGATATTAGGTACGGTAATCAGCTATTATACATTACATTTCGATTTGCGTACCTCTATTCTGCTGGCCAGCATGTACGCCTCACACACATTAGTAGCATATCCTATTGTAAGTCGATACGGAGTAAGTCGTTCCACCTCTGTCACAACCACGATTTCCGGTACCATTATCACAGTATTGGGTGCTCTTATCATACTTGCTGCTATAGCCGGCATGGCACAAGGCAATATCGATAACTTCTTTTGGCTAAGACTTACTCTTTCAGTTGCCGCCTATACGGCAGCTATTATCTATGTTTATCCACGGCTTACTCGTTGGTTTTTAAAAAAATACAGCGATAATGTTACTCAATATATTTTTGTTTTGGCGTTAGTATTCGCGGCATCCTTTCTCGCCCAACTCGTCGGACTCGAGGCAATCATCGGTGCTTTCTTTGCCGGAGTCATACTCAACCGTTTCATTCCGGCCGTTTCTCCTTTAATGAACCGAATCGAATTTGTAGGAAACGCACTCTTCATACCTTATTTCCTCATCGGAGTAGGGATGCTCATCAATCTGAGAGAAGTTTTCAGCAGTATCGATGCCATGATCGTTGCTATAAATATGTCGGTAGTGGCAACTGTCGCAAAATGGATTGCCGCATGGTTTACGCAAAAAACATTCAAACTTTCGAAAATCGACAGAAACATGATTTTCGGGTTAAGTAATGCGCAAGCAGCAGCGACACTGGCCGCCGTACTTATCGGACATGATTTAGGTATTTTCGATTCGAATGTCCTCAACGGAACTATCGTAATGATATTGGTTACCTGTACGATCAGTTCGTTCGTTACCGAAAAAGCCGCACGAAAACTCGCAACACAACAAATGCTCGACGATAACGACGAAAAATTAGATATCGGGGAGGAACGGATACTTATTCCCGTCGCCAACCCCTCGACCATCGAGAATCTGATAAATATCGCTTTATTGCTAAAAAACCCGAAGAAAAAAAGCGAGTTATTCGCCATACATGTAACCGACGATCAAAAAACAGGTGACGGGCCGGGATTTAAAGCGCGTAACGCTTTAAGTACTGCCGCCAAAGTCGCTTCTTCGGCCGACACGCGCCTCAACCCTATCTACCGTTACGACATCAACATTGCCAGCGGTATTATTCATGCAATCAGAGAACGCAATATCTCAGAAGTGGTCATCGGGTTGCACCATAAAGCAAATATCGTCGACAGCTTCTTCGGCAATAAAACAGAACTCCTGCTAAAAGGCACTAATAAAATGATTTTCATATCGAAAATCATTATACCGGTAAGTACGATTACTCGTATTGTTATCGCAGTACCTGAAAAGGCAGAATACGAAACCGGTTTTGTCAAATGGATCGACAGAATAGCCAATATGGCTAAACAGATCGGTTGCCGTGCGATATTTTATGCACATCCTCAGACAATCACTCAAATAAAAGCCGTATTGAAAAAAGGGAATTACCGCATTCGCAACGAATTCGAAATACTGGAAAACTGGGAAGATATCTTAATGCTCACCGGAGTGGTATTGCAAGATGACTTGTTTATTATCGTAAGCGCTCGCCGCACCTCCGTATCCCACAGCCCCGAATTCGACAAACTTCCGGTTCTCCTCTCCCGTTATTTCGCGGGAAACAATCTTGTGGTACTTTACCCCGAGCAATTCGGAAAAGAACGGGAAGTATCCTTCTTCAGCGATCCCCTTTCGATCGATGTACAACGGCACTACACCCATATATTCGGTTTAAAATCATTATGGGAAAAATTTCGCCTGAGAAATCAAAAAATGTGGAAACACCTGAACCGGAAAGAATCGAAGTAA
- a CDS encoding trypsin-like serine protease codes for MKLLNRNIIFFSCLIVLLLIFPERGQAQLGIGGTPPSFKYKNDTYTRSGDNINNIYIPFSYEDLQADDRLNEEEANPPRIAELISANLDMQNSGVWKDLPGGEHIWQLHIRAEGAKALILYYRNFKLPEGGRLFVYNPDHTQILGAFTRETNPLGGKFVTEFTAGDEVILEYVAPENWQNSEKPVLELEEIGYGYNFITIRNNESEEGDLSSSCMVDINCEEGDNWQEEKRGVVKIIMRIGTGTYLCTGTVMNNTAADFIPYILTAHHCLVSSSGTASSEDLAQTLFYFNYERQRCGVSTINTAQTMKGCSLITSSSIDGGVDEALLRLSENIPDSLNVYYNGWDREDTNIPQKGVSIHHPKGDVKKISTYTQPATSDTWNTKENTGMTGGHWLVRFAATPNGHGVTEKGSSGAPLYNHDKLVCGTLTGGDSKCENPNGRNLYGKLAYFWEKCAQYLDPLQKGVKQLNGRYAVMPKPIPENLHATFDNESSTVTLTWDPPVSEDEQPVSYRIYRNYYPVKETESLSFSENYLALGLYYYSVAAIYEDNTVSATTDPITISVYEFPKPEISETKRSDDHDISIFWKNPIFEQEIYWGTNEPIYRVKISNNKPFYFGQSWDINDLKPIKGYTIRSIQFYPFSGCTYSVYIRQGERIYTQKIKNPVIGHKNSIPLEEPFVIEENSELYITLKAENYTNSPAAVDNMSCIDWKGNIFSTDGNTWSSLYSNQPKNNFNFAVSATVSSLKPDTPVSQNIKTATSSPSRNYTKSDYNIIVTKESQLIKTNTGLPIITSSIPVGNPRYQWNIWRDGTKLNQSPLKETFFTDKGLIPGTYNYALECVYPENSISLMSSYQAFTLSDKSFAADLTDISIEEEGIIISKIDDKVYFASCPCDLTSVTINVQASEGASLSIDGIESPRYIFTFDHKGGSFNIPIVITSESGERTETYTLSLLKLAEQSVVQRWNDVLAVITNPENNGGLNFSSYAWYRNDELLAGETKPYLSLPAGSLPNDAYRVEITTKEGLKLLSCEKILNTFNSLINVYPTQVRAGQSTQVYISPECGDLSKCQIFLISTSGRIEKQIVPTETITTVIVPDNAGNYIIRVITSDNKKTDIKIICTP; via the coding sequence ATGAAATTACTAAACCGAAATATTATATTTTTTTCTTGCCTTATCGTTCTCTTACTTATCTTTCCCGAACGGGGACAAGCTCAACTGGGAATTGGAGGAACTCCCCCGAGCTTTAAATATAAGAATGATACCTATACTCGTAGCGGTGATAATATAAATAATATATATATACCTTTCTCTTATGAAGATTTGCAGGCCGATGACCGACTGAACGAGGAGGAAGCCAATCCCCCCCGTATTGCAGAACTTATATCGGCCAATCTGGACATGCAAAATTCCGGAGTTTGGAAAGATTTGCCTGGAGGTGAACATATTTGGCAACTTCATATCAGAGCAGAAGGAGCCAAAGCACTCATCCTATATTACCGCAACTTTAAACTACCAGAAGGAGGACGTCTGTTTGTATACAATCCCGACCATACGCAAATATTAGGAGCTTTTACTCGTGAAACCAATCCCCTCGGAGGGAAATTTGTAACCGAATTTACAGCCGGAGACGAAGTGATACTCGAATATGTCGCTCCCGAAAACTGGCAAAATTCAGAGAAACCGGTTCTCGAATTGGAAGAAATCGGATATGGATATAATTTTATTACTATCAGAAATAACGAATCGGAAGAAGGTGACCTTTCCAGCAGTTGTATGGTAGATATTAATTGCGAAGAAGGAGATAACTGGCAAGAAGAAAAAAGAGGCGTCGTAAAAATAATCATGCGCATAGGTACCGGGACATATCTCTGCACAGGAACTGTTATGAACAACACCGCTGCAGATTTTATCCCATATATCCTCACAGCCCACCACTGCCTTGTTTCCAGTAGCGGAACCGCTTCTTCCGAAGATCTGGCACAGACTCTCTTTTACTTCAACTATGAACGCCAACGTTGTGGAGTAAGCACTATCAATACGGCACAAACGATGAAAGGCTGTTCGCTGATCACATCTTCTTCGATCGACGGAGGTGTCGATGAAGCGTTACTCAGATTATCAGAAAATATACCCGATAGCCTGAACGTATATTATAACGGATGGGACAGAGAAGATACAAACATACCACAGAAAGGGGTCAGCATACATCATCCGAAAGGAGACGTAAAAAAAATATCGACTTACACACAGCCTGCCACCAGCGATACCTGGAATACAAAAGAAAATACTGGTATGACGGGTGGACATTGGCTCGTTCGCTTCGCAGCAACTCCCAACGGCCACGGAGTTACCGAGAAAGGTTCTTCTGGAGCCCCCCTATATAATCATGACAAACTGGTATGCGGAACACTGACCGGAGGAGATTCGAAATGTGAAAATCCGAATGGACGGAATTTATATGGGAAATTAGCTTATTTTTGGGAAAAATGCGCTCAATACCTCGATCCTTTACAAAAAGGAGTCAAGCAATTAAACGGGAGATATGCTGTTATGCCCAAACCTATACCCGAAAATCTACACGCCACATTTGATAACGAAAGTTCCACGGTTACATTAACTTGGGACCCTCCGGTTTCTGAGGATGAACAACCGGTCTCATATCGCATTTACAGAAATTACTACCCGGTAAAAGAAACTGAATCACTCTCATTTTCGGAAAATTACCTGGCTCTTGGGCTCTATTATTATTCGGTAGCTGCAATTTATGAAGATAACACGGTTTCTGCAACCACCGATCCAATAACTATTTCAGTTTATGAATTTCCCAAACCGGAAATTTCAGAAACAAAAAGAAGTGACGACCATGACATCAGTATATTCTGGAAAAATCCGATTTTTGAACAAGAAATATACTGGGGAACCAATGAACCGATTTACAGAGTAAAAATAAGCAATAACAAACCTTTTTATTTCGGACAATCTTGGGATATAAACGACTTGAAACCAATTAAAGGCTACACCATACGCTCTATACAGTTTTATCCATTTTCGGGATGTACTTATTCGGTTTATATAAGACAAGGTGAACGGATTTATACACAAAAAATAAAAAATCCGGTAATCGGACATAAAAATTCGATACCTCTCGAAGAACCGTTTGTCATCGAGGAAAACTCCGAATTATATATTACGCTAAAAGCCGAAAATTACACAAATTCTCCAGCAGCTGTAGATAACATGAGCTGCATCGATTGGAAAGGAAATATCTTTTCAACCGATGGCAATACATGGAGTTCCTTATACAGTAATCAACCTAAAAATAACTTTAATTTTGCCGTTTCGGCAACGGTATCTTCCTTAAAACCAGATACTCCTGTATCCCAAAATATAAAAACGGCTACGTCCTCACCGTCTCGCAATTATACAAAATCCGATTACAATATTATCGTAACCAAAGAAAGCCAATTGATAAAAACAAATACAGGCCTACCCATTATAACCTCATCCATACCGGTTGGAAATCCCCGGTATCAATGGAATATCTGGCGCGACGGAACAAAACTAAATCAATCGCCTCTAAAAGAAACATTTTTTACAGATAAAGGATTAATTCCCGGCACATACAATTATGCACTCGAATGTGTATATCCCGAAAACAGCATCTCACTGATGAGCAGCTATCAGGCATTTACTCTCAGTGATAAAAGTTTTGCGGCCGACCTGACCGATATCAGTATAGAGGAAGAGGGAATAATTATAAGTAAAATCGACGATAAAGTCTATTTCGCCAGTTGTCCTTGCGACCTGACATCGGTTACCATAAATGTACAAGCTTCTGAAGGCGCGTCTTTATCGATCGACGGAATAGAAAGCCCTCGGTATATATTTACATTCGATCATAAAGGAGGTTCGTTCAATATTCCTATTGTTATTACTTCTGAAAGCGGCGAGAGAACCGAAACCTACACTCTTTCTTTATTAAAATTGGCCGAACAATCGGTCGTACAACGTTGGAATGATGTTCTCGCGGTTATTACTAACCCAGAAAACAACGGAGGACTAAATTTCAGTTCTTACGCCTGGTATCGAAACGACGAACTATTAGCAGGGGAAACAAAACCCTATTTATCATTACCAGCCGGCAGTTTGCCGAATGATGCTTACCGAGTGGAAATTACGACAAAAGAAGGATTGAAATTATTAAGTTGCGAAAAAATTCTCAATACCTTTAACAGTCTTATCAACGTATATCCGACACAAGTACGTGCAGGACAATCTACCCAAGTATATATTTCTCCGGAATGCGGAGATCTATCCAAATGCCAGATTTTCCTGATCAGCACATCCGGACGTATCGAAAAACAAATTGTTCCTACCGAAACGATTACAACCGTCATTGTACCGGATAATGCCGGTAATTATATAATCAGGGTGATAACATCCGATAACAAAAAAACCGATATAAAAATTATCTGTACTCCATGA
- a CDS encoding sulfide/dihydroorotate dehydrogenase-like FAD/NAD-binding protein gives MNKIISKEYFSEKVVKLVIEAPLIAKARRAGHFVIVRAGEKGERIPLTIAQADVQNGTITLVVQAVGHSSSKLCALKAGDYITDVVGPLGQATHIEKVGTVLCCGGGVGVAPLLPIVEAFKKAGNKVITVLAARTKELIILEKQIQENSDEVIIMTDDGSYGKKGLVTDGAEDVIKREKVNLCVTIGPAIMMKFVSQLTKKYNIPTVASLNTIMVDGTGMCGACRITVGGKTKFVCVDGPEFDAHQVDFDEMMMRLSSYKDIEPKL, from the coding sequence ATGAATAAAATTATCAGTAAAGAGTACTTTTCTGAAAAAGTAGTCAAACTCGTCATCGAAGCTCCCTTGATTGCAAAAGCACGCCGGGCCGGGCACTTTGTTATCGTGAGGGCTGGAGAAAAAGGTGAACGTATACCCCTAACCATTGCGCAAGCAGACGTTCAAAATGGAACCATAACTCTTGTTGTCCAAGCGGTAGGCCATTCATCATCTAAACTTTGCGCTCTCAAAGCGGGTGATTACATTACCGATGTTGTCGGGCCGCTCGGCCAAGCGACTCATATTGAGAAAGTAGGTACCGTATTATGCTGTGGAGGTGGAGTAGGCGTTGCCCCGTTGCTTCCGATTGTCGAAGCGTTTAAAAAAGCAGGGAACAAAGTAATTACAGTATTAGCCGCTCGTACCAAAGAGTTGATCATTCTCGAAAAACAAATACAGGAAAATTCCGACGAAGTCATCATTATGACCGATGACGGTTCTTATGGAAAGAAAGGACTGGTAACCGACGGAGCCGAAGATGTTATCAAACGCGAAAAAGTAAATCTATGCGTAACGATAGGACCTGCAATTATGATGAAATTCGTATCCCAATTGACAAAAAAATACAATATACCCACAGTCGCTTCTCTGAATACCATTATGGTCGATGGTACCGGGATGTGCGGTGCCTGTCGGATAACAGTAGGAGGAAAAACCAAATTTGTATGTGTCGACGGGCCTGAATTTGATGCCCATCAGGTCGACTTCGACGAAATGATGATGCGCCTTTCTTCATACAAAGATATCGAACCCAAACTTTAA